A genomic window from Triticum urartu cultivar G1812 chromosome 7, Tu2.1, whole genome shotgun sequence includes:
- the LOC125522652 gene encoding auxin-responsive protein SAUR71-like has protein sequence MKRLFRRLSRVAAADACAAAAYKPLRPDAAAKASSTAASSSSSSFFGARRLGRGSRVPEGHVPVCVGEEGGPSERFAVRAELLGQPAFKALLRRAAQEYGYGHPGALRIPCAVANFRRLLLGLSDLGCQATDDDDAALYY, from the coding sequence ATGAAGCGCCTGTTCAGACGGCTCTCCCGCGTGGCCGCGGCCGACGCCTGCGCTGCCGCCGCCTACAAGCCGCTCCGGCCCGACGCTGCCGCGAAGGCCTCCTCCACGGCAGcttcgtcgtcgtcctcctcgttCTTCGGCGCGCGGAGGCTCGGCCGGGGCTCGCGGGTGCCGGAGGGGCACGTGCCGGTGTGCGTCGGCGAGGAGGGTGGCCCCAGCGAGCGCTTCGCCGTGCGGGCCGAGCTCCTGGGCCAGCCGGCGTTCAAGGCCCTGCTCCGGCGCGCCGCGCAGGAGTACGGCTACGGCCACCCTGGCGCACTCCGCATCCCCTGCGCCGTGGCCAActtccgccgcctcctcctcggcctcTCCGACCTCGGCTGCCAGGCAaccgacgacgacgacgccgcGCTCTACTACTAG